From Falco biarmicus isolate bFalBia1 chromosome 18, bFalBia1.pri, whole genome shotgun sequence, one genomic window encodes:
- the NFU1 gene encoding NFU1 iron-sulfur cluster scaffold homolog, mitochondrial isoform X1, whose protein sequence is MAAARWFGAAVGLGGRFCHTMLKDHNLATRQSFHQLLQKKQFLPSTAWHNTVRSMFIQTQDTPNPNSLKFIPGKEVLESRTMEFSTPAAAFCSPLARQLFKIEGVKSIFFGPDFITITKESEDLDWNLLKPDIYATIMDFFASGLPVVTDEAPRTDTGASEEDDEVVLMIKELLDTRIRPTVQEDGGDVIYKGFEDGIVQLKLQGSCTSCPSSIITLKSGIQNMLQFYIPEVEGVEQVVDDDDDVEKEANSP, encoded by the exons ATGGCGGCTGCGCGGTGGTTCGGCGCTGCGGTGGGGCTGGGCGGCCG gttttgtCATACGATGTTAAAAGATCATAATTTGGCAACTCGACAGTCTTTCCATCAACTTctgcaaaagaaacagtttcttcCATCTACAGCATGGCATAACACAG TAAGAAGCATGTTTATTCAAACTCAAGACACACCAAATCCAAATAGTTTGAAGTTTATTCCAGGGAAGGAAGTGCTGGAGTCGAGGACTATGGAGTTTTCCacaccagctgcagcattttGCTCACCTTTAGCAAG GCAGTTATTCAAAATTGAAGgagttaaaagtattttctttggcCCAGATTTCATCACCATCACCAAG GAGAGTGAAGACCTGGATTGGAACTTACTGAAACCAGATATTTATGCAACTATAATGGATTTCTTTGCCTCTGGCTTACCTGTAGTTACTGATGAGGCACCTAGGACAGATACAG gtGCGTCGGAAGAAGATGATGAAGTTGTACTGATGATTAAAGAACTGCTGGACACAAGAATAAG GCCGACAGTGCAAGAAGATGGTGGTGATGTTATTTATAAAGGCTTTGAGGATGGGATTGTGCAGCTGAAGTTGCAGGGTTCATGCACCAGCTGTCCCAGTTCCATCATCACCCTGAAGAGCGGGATACAGAACATGCTCCAGTTCTACATCCCTGAAGTAGAAGGCGTGGAACAG GTTGTTGACGACGACGATGACGTGGAGAAGGAAGCAAATTCTCCTTAA
- the NFU1 gene encoding NFU1 iron-sulfur cluster scaffold homolog, mitochondrial isoform X2, whose translation MLKDHNLATRQSFHQLLQKKQFLPSTAWHNTVRSMFIQTQDTPNPNSLKFIPGKEVLESRTMEFSTPAAAFCSPLARQLFKIEGVKSIFFGPDFITITKESEDLDWNLLKPDIYATIMDFFASGLPVVTDEAPRTDTGASEEDDEVVLMIKELLDTRIRPTVQEDGGDVIYKGFEDGIVQLKLQGSCTSCPSSIITLKSGIQNMLQFYIPEVEGVEQVVDDDDDVEKEANSP comes from the exons ATGTTAAAAGATCATAATTTGGCAACTCGACAGTCTTTCCATCAACTTctgcaaaagaaacagtttcttcCATCTACAGCATGGCATAACACAG TAAGAAGCATGTTTATTCAAACTCAAGACACACCAAATCCAAATAGTTTGAAGTTTATTCCAGGGAAGGAAGTGCTGGAGTCGAGGACTATGGAGTTTTCCacaccagctgcagcattttGCTCACCTTTAGCAAG GCAGTTATTCAAAATTGAAGgagttaaaagtattttctttggcCCAGATTTCATCACCATCACCAAG GAGAGTGAAGACCTGGATTGGAACTTACTGAAACCAGATATTTATGCAACTATAATGGATTTCTTTGCCTCTGGCTTACCTGTAGTTACTGATGAGGCACCTAGGACAGATACAG gtGCGTCGGAAGAAGATGATGAAGTTGTACTGATGATTAAAGAACTGCTGGACACAAGAATAAG GCCGACAGTGCAAGAAGATGGTGGTGATGTTATTTATAAAGGCTTTGAGGATGGGATTGTGCAGCTGAAGTTGCAGGGTTCATGCACCAGCTGTCCCAGTTCCATCATCACCCTGAAGAGCGGGATACAGAACATGCTCCAGTTCTACATCCCTGAAGTAGAAGGCGTGGAACAG GTTGTTGACGACGACGATGACGTGGAGAAGGAAGCAAATTCTCCTTAA